The Manis javanica isolate MJ-LG chromosome 2, MJ_LKY, whole genome shotgun sequence genome contains a region encoding:
- the ACBD7 gene encoding acyl-CoA-binding domain-containing protein 7, which yields MSLQADFDRAAEDVRRLKTKPDDEELKELYGLYKQSIIGDIDIECPAMLDLRGKAKWEAWNLQKGLSKEDAMSAYISKAKELIEKYGI from the exons ATGTCCCTGCAG GCTGATTTTGATAGAGCTGCAGAAGACGTGAGGAGGCTGAAAACAAAGCCAGATGATGAAGAACTGAAAGAACTCTATGGGCTCTACAAACAGTCTATAATTGGAGACATTGATATTG AGTGTCCAGCAATGTTAGATTTAAGAGGCAAAGCTAAATGGGAAGCATGGAACCTCCAAAAAG ggttGTCAAAGGAAGATGCCATGAGTGCCTACATTTCCAAAGCAAAAGAGCTGATAGAAAAATATGGAATTTAG